One Antedon mediterranea chromosome 1, ecAntMedi1.1, whole genome shotgun sequence genomic window, gtattgcTTAAACAGTTTCAAAATAAACAACGTGTAGTTAGGAAAGTAATGACAATGTTGACATGATCCCTATTTATTTAGAGTTCTTAGTTCCAAATTATGCCCCCTTCTACACTGTAATAAAACACATTCATAAGGCCTAAGGTTTTAACATGTTTATTGCAGGGCATGTGGAAAAAATGAGCCCCTTAACTGAACAGGCTACCcagcattttttaaacataattgttTGTGTACCAGCAACATATCAATGAATGCCATGCAAAGAGGAAATAATATCATTATCTATATGATTACCAGCAGTTTATTATCTTTTAGGAGATTTGTGGGCAGTTACATGTTCAGGATCAAATTGGAAAAGAAATGAACAAGTTCGTTTAAAACATGTTCTGACTGAAAAGTAAGTATTTTTttctgaatattaatatatatatttatattatatttactgcTGTTCTGACTGAAAATTAAGCATTTTTTCTGCATATTACAGTAATATGTACTTATATTTACTGCTGAAAATGgtaccaaaataacataatttttgtgtaatattttaTGCAAACCAAGCCTCTTAGAAATATTCAACCAATATTAAGCTGTCTATTTGAATAGAATATTTGAAACTCTGAATGGATCAGAAACAAAAGAGTTTGGGACACATCTTAGAATTTAGGTGATGACCCTATTGTTCCAAGATAGCACATATCAATAACAAAGTCTGAGTAGCACTTGGCTTGGAATCAATCAAACTTCCCCCTCCTCTTCTTCTCTCTACCCCTGTCCTCCAATCTCTACCATATCAGTAATTCTAGACCTATGGTTTTGGTAATTTTCATATGGCAAATCATCATGATAGTAATAGCTTGGATCCAACAATATCAACATCattatgacatttattttttccattatGTTTCTTTGACACAATGTAAATATTGCTTGTACTTTAAAGGTATTTAACAATAACTGGTGAGGTATACGGTAGACCAATCCACGGCCAACGAGAGGTCAGCGCACAAGGGTCACCGAACTCAAACACGTATTGGAAAGCAATGGAAGGAGTATATATAAAACCAAATGAAGATGAAAAATTGTGAAAGACGGCTGGACAAGCAGACCAAGGAGATTCATCATCGAAGCACGATGAGTTGTAACACCATGTCAATTATTTATACCAATTTTTGCTATTTATGTTTGTAATACAGTTATCTCTCCTAAAATCATCACAAAAACCTAAAACTGGATTGATCAGTTTTTTGTTAAATGACCGTCTATTGTCGTGGAACAAAAGCTCACTACTTTCTATCATTCTATTAATCACAAATTACAATGTAAATAATAGGCCTGTTATCAAACATAAATTAGtcaaaattgtcatttttaatgGTAGCTTGTCCAAAAGTTTAATTTTGtctattttatttaaatctttattaatattattttttgttctcATTATTAGAGGAACagtaattgtattatttattttattcaaatattattttattatgtaacattGAATACAAATAgagtataattaaataaattacaatacagtataagCATAAACTGGGTAAAACGAatctatatactgtactactataaaGGCTTAATGCATATAAATCTATAGGTTAACATATGTCATTTTgcctattattttattatttttacacaatAGACTATTGTTTTTACATAAACATGTTCTTTTTAGAATTAGCTAAAGATTACTAAATGTTTGTGTTAAATATTAAAGGATCATctaaaaaatgttgacatggtccctaatttcttttaaatctcTAAAATATTAAACTGTGGTACTATATTgtaataattgtgtttaataatttctttttatattttgatattttatcttattttttaacattcctATTGGTATCAAACCTTTAATTGTATAatgctttaatgttttgtttactatGTATCACATAGTTTAGCAAGTATAGAAATGCTGTAGTTAGCTGTCCTTAAAGCAGGTACCCATACATCATTACTACCCAAAATACATCATTACTACCCAAAATACATCATTACTACCCAGAATACATCATTACTACCCAGAATACATCATTTCACTACACAGAATGCATAATTTCTACCCAGAATACATAATTTTACTACACAGAATACATCAGTTTACTacacaaaatacataatttCTACCAAGAATACATCATTTTTACCAAGAATACATCATTACTACCCAAAATTCTGCAAGTCTGCAAATTATGGGTATCTGATTTTCTAAGAATTGACAATCTGTTATTTATAGATAGAGTAATAATATTGTGATGTTTAGGTGTTACTTTACTGTCTGGCATATCAGAACGAATTATTATTTTGAGAAATCTTTATATTTAACTTGCATTTTTTAATGTTGACTGTTGaagattttatatttcaattcataTATTTATGGTATCATTTTCTACTTTGCATAATGTCGTCATCTGAGGGGACATTCAAATCAATTGAGAACTTTAATTGTATGGATCAGCAACGAGactatgtttttttaatgagtGCTCGATATGATCACGTTTTCTAATTTAGGAGAATAATGTATACTACAAACTTTCTGCAATATTTGTCCTCAAGAAACTATTCCGGTCAAAATGCACAAAACTTTCCAATAGATCCACACAATGATAAGGTTTAATGATTTTGGATAATTAtagataatatattaaatatttcttaACTTATGGGCCATTGTTTTTTGTGTTACTCTTGTAAGTTCAGAGCATAGAGGTAAAATTCAATTTATACCTCCCTGTTCAGAGTACTATGTTGTGTTTGACCACATTTTGTTGGAACGGTGTTCTTTTAAACTTGTCTAAAGAAGTGcctaaataataacaatgaaataatagtacagtattaaaatgttcaaattcagtaattgttttattgcgatttatttttgtgtttttgtataAATTGATATTGAGgaatataaaaatactgtagtttCTATTTTACAACGGgacacaatattattaatattaatcagCAGTCATATTAAAGAAATTGAGGGCGCTCTTTAAAACGtgtggaaaaaaaagaaaaacaaacaggAGCAGGGCTAACAACCAACAAACATTGACTTCCTACTCTTTTGCTCCTCCCCACTAGTCCAACTATAGCCTAAGCCTAGAATTTTAAAAGGTGAGATGaagtatatattattagataGTGAATAATAGAAATAATCGCCCGTAGTTTTAAGATAGGCATACGAGCGTCCTAGGTCTATATCCCTCTCGATTTATGTATTGCTAGGCCTacttctactactactagcctaggctagtatacagtaatactactactactaggctagcctagggcctaggcacAGGCCTAGTTAGGCATAGGCCCTAGCTAGGACTAGGTCTAATAATGTTTCTTTCAAATTAGGCCTCTGCTTCTAGCACGCACTACTACTAGACTGGCCTAGGAGGCGGTAATGTCAGAAGTTTCCTTTTTTGAGTAGAGAGactatgttatgcgcgatttgaacgatttgcgcaatttgaaattgcgcaaaaaaaatccttgcgcaatttgaatggaaacatgtgtttcaaattgcgcaagcaacgtattaaattgcgcaagtaatctgcaaattgcgcaaggtttttcgacagattgtgaaatcatgcacacccatatttttatagtaatttctaagaatgattcaaaattaaagataaatatcgcatttccttattttagtagtgcaaatattgttataagttagcataccgtcgaagaaccgacgaaggaaaacgaagcggtggtgttccaccaggcgggcgcggcgcgggcggccggctatactactctagcctagctagggtctggactactgatactgactaggttacatattaaaaacttaaaaagtgagtattaaacattatcttcattgaaatggtcttatttatataataaaatactaaattttaaactcctctgcctagtaGGCAtggcctagccatgtatgggaaaatttacagttcgttttcaaattgcgcaaaggtgtcatattgcgcaagaactatcttgcgcaatttacaaattgtgcagcgcaatttaaaattgcgcaaagattttcttgcgcaatttaaaattgcgcaagttgattgcgcaatttgaaattgcgcaaaaaaatccttgcgcaattttaaattgcgcaagaattctttgcgcaatttcaaattgcgcaaggatttttttgcgcaatttcaaattgcgcaaatcgttcaaatcgcgcataacaacTACACTGTATGGAGTAGACTGTAGTACTATTATTACTAATCTAAGCTATCCCTATGATGACTGGGCCTAGATTTAGAATGTAGGATTTGTTATGTTAGTACATAGCCTCTTCTATATAAGTTTTGATAACTACTTTTTTATTGGTTGacatttatactttattttgttatactttgtgtattttatgtagcaaaaaataataaaagaagaaGGAAAAAAATATAAGGTAACGCCCACATTGTATTACTTTGCCTTCAATGTTTAATCTCCATTCTTTCCAATTGATTACATATAGATGATGTACTGTGCTGCAACTGGACTAATTACAATTTTCCTATTTTCTGCAATAAAATCTGGTGGTTGTTCTAAGGGTGACCATCATCCAGTGTATCGTACATGCTTACATTATTGTATTAAGGAGAACTGCAGCATGCAGGTAGATGTAGAAAAGTTTGAAGCAAGCAGGGCCTGGTACCTGAATGCGCTACAGTGGCACTGCCAGGATGAATGCAGATATGATTGTATGTGGGTAACAGTTGAATATTATGATCACAACAAAATTCCATGTCCTCAGTTTCACGGCAAGGTATTCTTTTATCTGTATTGTTCTATTATAAAGTAATATTATGTTGTGtgtttttactttatcattttttatcaattttcaatTTCAGCTTCATTCTATTTCGTTATCACATCATTCATCGGTTTTGCAagggattttttttctcaaaatttTGGGATTTGCAAAGAGCATTTGGGATGCACATAGAAGTGCTATGGGGGATTTGTAAAAAAGGGTGGGTGTGAggtaaaattcaattcaaattttaaacatttattaacagaaaatatgtattatttgtggaaactaataaacaagtaaacaaacaacaaagtaaaacaaaatacaaaatgggAATGATGAACAACCTTTGGTTTGTCTTTACAGGCATTTAAGACATAAAAATactattagaaaaaaaaatcaactgtGTATCTTTCTAGTCAAGTATTACGGTATAGGAAATAGCACTGTTTCTTAAAAGACtttgatttttcttttagtGGCCTTTTCAGCGAATATTCGGAATCCAAGAACTAGCGTCCGTTGTCTTCTCAATATGCCATGCTGTATTGCATCTCTATTTCTGGTGGCAATTCAGATTAAAAGTTCCATCTGCAGCACCAATGTATAGTACATGGCAGATATATTCTATGGTGAGTACAgtaaaacccctattaaggggacacctttgagACCAACAAAAGTGTGTCCTTGTAATGGTGACTTAGGAATTGGGGTTTGCCATAGTGATACTTCCTCATGGTCGTTTCATAGGAAAATGTCCCTTTAATGAGGGTGTCctatgaataggggtgtcccctgattaAGGGTATCTTTTGAATAGAGATGTCCCCTGAACAAGGGGcatcctctgaataggggtatcACTAAATAAGGGGcatcctctgaataggggtatccctGAATAAGGGGcctcccctgaataggggtatccctGAATAAGGGgcatcccctgaataggggtatccctGAATAAGGGGcatcctctgaataggggtatccctGAATAAGGGGCATCCCTGAATAAGGGgcatcccctgaataggggtatccctGAATAAGGGgcatcccctgaataggggtatccctGAATAAGGGGcatcctctgaataggggtatccctgaataggggtatccctGAATAAGGGTTTCCACTGTATGTATACATTGCTCTGGTTCACTTACACAGCCTGGGCCTAGTTCAGACCAATGTATGTACTATCAAGAAACTTGATAGTTTGTTTGAATAACctttgtcgtattcgatttagactttcaccgttgagtacagtttttccgttgagtacttctttaacggagtattttgagcgttgagattgttcttaacgaaacagctttcgttgtcaacgttttctattcgaatgactttctgttgagcacaaatttacaattcgaatacaaaaagtactcaacgaatctttacgttgacaacgaaagttcccaatcgaatacggcAATTCacaactagaaagccactcagagagtgcatacctccgcctactgtaaaattctcctacaaaagatttctccggtaaaaatatatatatatatttgtgtgtgtcttctTTTGAGTAATCCGGCTAACAAACaaacgctaccgattacatatacctccttggcggaggtaaataagtCTATTTTTGCAATAGCTATACCAGCAGACTATACGTTTTCATGAAAATCGATAGATAGTGTCGcaaaatgttggtttatcttATCTTCAATATGCTGAATTATTAGATAGCATTCTCTCTGTAGCTCTTAATTTTGCCCCAAGTGTTTGCTCATTTTCtgagtttttattattttatcgtTATTATTTGTGTTTTGTCTATAGATTAGTATGAATGCTTGGCTTTGGTCTACAGTTTTTCACACTAGAGATTTAATTTGGACAGAGGTGAGAGTTCTATTCAAAAAATTTCAAGTTTATTGGTAGGAAAGTTATTTGACAGTTTCAACTAACTACATCATTTATTTTCACTTTCAATCAAATTTGTCCAtcttgtgataaaaaaaaattgaatgccATACACTTCTTTATAGACTTGACAATAACTAGATACTTACAAGTAAATGTAGGTttttttatgtagtaaaactATAAAACCAGACTGTTTATCCCAGAGTGGTTTAAGAGTTGAACCCACACCTTTGGTATTCTGCAGGTCACCAAGCCTCAGT contains:
- the LOC140058353 gene encoding post-GPI attachment to proteins factor 3-like — translated: MMYCAATGLITIFLFSAIKSGGCSKGDHHPVYRTCLHYCIKENCSMQVDVEKFEASRAWYLNALQWHCQDECRYDCMWVTVEYYDHNKIPCPQFHGKWPFQRIFGIQELASVVFSICHAVLHLYFWWQFRLKVPSAAPMYSTWQIYSMISMNAWLWSTVFHTRDLIWTERMDYFCATSLVLASLLAHCIRVLGWYGGILHSKITCLCIVVMITLFSAHVYYLSFVKFDYGYNMKVNVAVGAINTIWIVLWSVKNMSHQPYVWKAMVTVIGTSLLLLLELGDFAPIGWIFDAHSIWHGATIPLVVFWYSYIIDDCLYMYECMMKFKKTV